From Gemmatimonadaceae bacterium:
CGCCCACCATCGCCGTGGCCGCGGCCACCATGACCGTATTCACGAAGAGCAGACGTCCGATCAATCGCTGGGGATCGATTCCGAGGAGCGCCGCTTCGTCCTCACCCAGCATCAATGCGTTGAGTGCCTTTCCGGCGCGCAGCGTCCAGACGAAACACACCACGAAGCACACGAGCACAATGGTGGTGCCGCGCCAATCCGCGGTGGTGAACGTGCCGAGGTTCCAGAACGTGATGTTGCGCGCTTGCGGATCGCGCGCGATGTACGACAGGAACCCCGTCCCTGCACCGCACGCGGCGTTCACCGCGATTCCCGCCAGCAGCAACGTGAAGATGTTGACCTTTCGGAACGACGAGGCAACGCGGTACACGAGCATCGTCGCCGCGAACGCACCGACGAATGCCAGGAGCGGCACGGCGAAGGCGCCGAGGATGGTCGTGAAGGCGAGCATGGTGCCGCTGCCGAGCACGAACACGAGCGCCGCGCCGAATGCCGCGCCGGCCGACGTGCCCGCGAGCCCCGGCTCGACGATCGGATTCCGAAACAGTCCTTGCATGAGAGTTCCAGAAACGCCGAGCACCGCACCGGTCAGCCCGGCGAGGAGGACGCGTGGAAGCCGCAGCTGCAGAAAGACGTTGCGCGCGAGCGTGTCCGTGGTGCCGGCCTCGCGCAGGCGCAACGC
This genomic window contains:
- a CDS encoding iron ABC transporter permease, encoding MTSSRDSFAGTYIVLAILLAIAVCASAGIGAFSFTPGQMARFMGEALRLREAGTTDTLARNVFLQLRLPRVLLAGLTGAVLGVSGTLMQGLFRNPIVEPGLAGTSAGAAFGAALVFVLGSGTMLAFTTILGAFAVPLLAFVGAFAATMLVYRVASSFRKVNIFTLLLAGIAVNAACGAGTGFLSYIARDPQARNITFWNLGTFTTADWRGTTIVLVCFVVCFVWTLRAGKALNALMLGEDEAALLGIDPQRLIGRLLFVNTVMVAAATAMVGVIAFVGLVVPHVLRMRRSSDYTFLLPASALLGALSMETIDIIARVIIAPAELPVGIITAVVGAPVFLWILLRDSRPGAAGFRG